A single window of Liolophura sinensis isolate JHLJ2023 chromosome 6, CUHK_Ljap_v2, whole genome shotgun sequence DNA harbors:
- the LOC135467189 gene encoding G-protein coupled receptor 83-like, with the protein MGFIRDLEHFLEETTDSFNTSSLRNLLRLHNSTGANSTEELVSMLHSGNATGRTFLLLFYSVIFVVSLIANSLVCYVIIRNKRLHTVTNLFIANLAISDIIVTVLNIPFNVARFLLEDWPFGTFLCQTINLSLMASVYVSTYSLTGIALDRHQVIMYPLRPRMGIVAAIILIVLIWIFAILLSLPYGIYTHVQEVNFFIKTVKRCRSQFPEPKKLVEQSLTVVTFMAQYVMPLAIITLTYGRIVQRLWSRATPGAVTRTQQLSHKKAKRKSIKLLILVVAVFALCWMPLNLYHILTDIHPNTTLFLYDSTAFFICHWIAVSCACYNPFIYCWLNEVFRREVKRRLNWCYRKSSTVHPGIEIDGLLVCAEQGQNSLSRLLLSTTRTTVSRREHIVVEACKQSTSNSGMDSSETTSR; encoded by the coding sequence ATGGGTTTTATCCGAGACCTCGAGCACTtcttggaggaaaccaccgatTCCTTTAACACCTCATCTCTACGTAATCTCTTGAGACTACATAATTCTACAGGGGCAAACAGCACAGAGGAATTAGTCTCTATGCTACATTCCGGGAATGCTACCGGAAGAACatttttgttgctgttttattcagttatttttgTCGTGTCTTTAATTGCCAACTCACTTGTCTGTTACGTCATTATTCGGAACAAGCGACTGCACACTGTAACAAACTTGTTCATTGCTAATCTTGCCATTTCGGATATTATAGTAACTGTTCTAAACATCCCATTTAATGTTGCTCGGTTTCTATTGGAAGATTGGCCTTTCGGAACTTTTCTCTGTCAGACGATAAATCTGTCGCTGATGGCGTCAGTGTATGTGTCGACGTACAGCCTGACGGGTATAGCCCTGGACCGCCACCAGGTGATAATGTACCCCCTCAGGCCGCGAATGGGTATCGTGGCCGCCATCATTCTTATTGTCCTCATATGGATCTTTGCCATACTTTTATCTCTACCTTATGGGATATACACCCATGTCCAAGAGGTGAATTTCTTCATCAAGACAGTCAAGAGGTGCCGGTCTCAGTTCCCTGAGCCTAAGAAGCTTGTGGAACAGTCGTTAACAGTAGTTACGTTCATGGCGCAGTACGTGATGCCGTTAGCCATTATAACGTTGACGTACGGCAGGATTGTACAACGTCTGTGGTCTAGAGCCACACCTGGGGCAGTCACGCGAACGCAACAACTCTCACACAAAAAGGCTAAGCGGAAGAGCATCAAACTGCTGATACTTGTGGTCGCTGTTTTTGCCTTGTGTTGGATGCCGTTGAACCTTTATCATATACTAACGGACATACACCCAAACACCACCCTCTTTCTATACGACAGTACAGCTTTCTTCATCTGTCACTGGATTGCCGTCAGCTGTGCTTGCTACAACCCCTTCATCTACTGTTGGCTAAATGAGGTGTTTCGTAGAGAGGTAAAACGGCGATTGAACTGGTGCTACAGGAAATCCAGCACTGTCCACCCAGGCATTGAGATTGACGGGTTGTTGGTATGTGCTGAGCAGGGGCAGAACTCTCTGAGCCGACTTTTACTGAGTACAACGAGAACAACGGTAAGTCGCCGAGAGCACATTGTGGTGGAAGCCTGCAAACAGTCTACGTCTAACTCCGGTATGGACTCATCGGAAACGACTTCAAGGTGA